From one Microbacter margulisiae genomic stretch:
- a CDS encoding cytochrome ubiquinol oxidase subunit I, whose translation MGTLDLSIVDWSRVQFAVTACYHWLSVPLTLSLGFIMAVMETLYYRTGKEEWKRMTKFWMHLFTANFVLGIAGGIILEFQFGTNWSNYSWLVGDIFGAPLAIEGIMAFFLESTFFVVMVFGWNKTSKGFHLASTWLTWVGATLSALWILVANAWMQYPTGTFFNIDTVRNEMTSFSAVVFSPVAMSKFFHTVTSSWIIGAAFVIGVSSWYLLKKRNIEFAHKSIMIASIFGLAGILLAVFTGDSSAYQVAQKQPMKLAAMEGLYNGQNGTNLVAFGVLNPEKKVYNDSISPYLFKITIPHGLSLLAYRHWNAFVPGIQDLLDKSYLLTLKNGEQVKPLTTDEKLTFGRMAHQAMIDYRLAKKAKNDSLMAVNRAIFDATSPYFGYGYVTSKAQLVPDVPLTFYAFHFMVILGVFFLLFFLYVLYVGRKIEKMTWLLWLSIFSIPLAYLTSFSGWIVAEVGRQPWAIQDLLPTFAAASYVPVASIKLTLTIFVVIYTVFAVAIVGVMAHEIRKGPESIK comes from the coding sequence ATGGGAACACTGGATTTGTCCATCGTTGATTGGTCACGCGTTCAATTTGCGGTGACTGCGTGTTATCATTGGCTTTCGGTTCCGCTTACGCTGAGTCTGGGCTTTATCATGGCAGTAATGGAGACGCTCTATTACCGCACGGGAAAAGAAGAATGGAAACGGATGACCAAGTTTTGGATGCATTTGTTTACCGCCAACTTTGTGCTGGGTATTGCCGGGGGTATTATCCTGGAATTTCAGTTTGGTACAAATTGGTCAAATTATAGCTGGCTGGTGGGCGATATTTTTGGTGCACCATTAGCTATTGAAGGCATAATGGCTTTCTTTCTGGAGTCGACTTTCTTTGTCGTCATGGTGTTTGGCTGGAATAAAACGAGCAAAGGCTTCCACCTGGCTTCTACGTGGCTAACGTGGGTTGGGGCAACACTTTCTGCCTTATGGATTCTGGTCGCGAATGCCTGGATGCAATATCCGACAGGAACGTTTTTCAACATCGATACGGTTCGAAATGAGATGACCAGCTTTTCTGCCGTTGTTTTTTCACCGGTAGCTATGTCCAAATTTTTCCACACGGTCACTTCATCATGGATTATAGGGGCTGCTTTTGTTATTGGGGTTAGCTCCTGGTATTTATTGAAAAAACGAAACATCGAGTTTGCCCATAAGAGCATTATGATTGCTTCTATTTTTGGATTGGCGGGCATTTTGCTGGCTGTTTTCACGGGCGATTCATCCGCTTATCAGGTGGCTCAAAAGCAACCGATGAAACTGGCGGCTATGGAAGGATTGTACAATGGACAGAATGGAACAAACCTTGTTGCATTTGGCGTGTTGAATCCAGAAAAGAAAGTTTATAATGATTCTATTTCTCCATATCTTTTCAAAATCACTATTCCCCATGGTCTTTCTTTGCTGGCATATCGTCATTGGAATGCTTTTGTTCCTGGTATTCAGGATTTACTGGATAAAAGTTACTTGTTGACGCTGAAAAACGGAGAACAGGTGAAACCATTGACGACGGATGAAAAACTGACATTCGGACGAATGGCGCATCAGGCTATGATTGATTATCGCCTGGCCAAGAAGGCGAAAAACGACTCACTGATGGCAGTAAATCGTGCCATTTTCGATGCCACATCTCCTTATTTTGGGTATGGTTACGTTACATCCAAAGCGCAACTGGTACCTGATGTACCGCTTACTTTCTATGCATTCCATTTTATGGTGATTTTGGGCGTTTTCTTCTTGCTCTTTTTCTTATATGTCTTGTACGTTGGCCGTAAAATTGAAAAGATGACCTGGCTTTTGTGGCTATCAATCTTCTCTATTCCACTGGCGTATCTAACTTCATTTTCCGGATGGATTGTAGCTGAAGTGGGACGTCAACCATGGGCTATTCAGGATCTGTTGCCTACGTTTGCGGCGGCTTCCTATGTTCCCGTGGCTTCCATTAAACTGACATTGACCATTTTTGTTGTGATCTATACGGTATTTGCCGTGGCTATTGTCGGAGTGATGGCTCATGAAATCCGGAAAGGCCCGGAAAGCATCAAATAG
- the surE gene encoding 5'/3'-nucleotidase SurE, translated as MRPSILITNDDGLMAKGLQELIEAMKPLGDLVVVAPDSPRSGMSSAITVNIPTRLHKISEEKGVVRYRCSGTPVDCVKLGLHILFPNKAPDLLVTGINHGTNSSISVVYSGTMGAAIEGCINEVPSIGFSLCNHQPDADFSKVLPSVSSIARNVLEHGLPEGVCLNVNMPDVEPQGVKVCRQTSGRWTEEFVRHVDPHGHPYFWLTGNFSNDEPHAMDTDEWALANNYIAIVPTKIDMTAYDAMDAIKSWQF; from the coding sequence ATGCGACCCTCAATATTGATTACCAATGATGACGGCCTGATGGCTAAAGGCCTTCAGGAGCTTATCGAAGCTATGAAACCACTCGGGGATCTTGTCGTGGTGGCGCCTGATAGTCCTCGTTCGGGCATGTCGAGTGCCATTACCGTGAATATTCCTACTCGCCTTCATAAAATCAGCGAAGAGAAAGGAGTGGTTAGATACCGTTGTTCCGGCACACCGGTAGATTGTGTCAAGCTGGGACTTCACATTTTATTTCCCAATAAAGCTCCTGATCTGCTGGTTACTGGTATTAATCACGGAACCAACTCTTCTATTAGCGTTGTCTATTCAGGGACGATGGGCGCCGCTATTGAAGGATGTATAAACGAAGTACCTTCCATCGGTTTCTCATTATGCAACCATCAACCCGATGCTGACTTTTCGAAGGTGCTTCCTTCTGTGAGTAGTATTGCACGTAATGTGTTGGAGCATGGTCTGCCGGAAGGAGTGTGTCTTAATGTCAATATGCCTGATGTTGAGCCTCAGGGCGTAAAGGTATGCCGTCAGACAAGCGGTCGCTGGACGGAAGAATTTGTACGCCATGTTGACCCTCACGGTCATCCTTACTTCTGGCTGACAGGTAATTTTTCGAATGACGAACCGCATGCTATGGATACGGATGAATGGGCTTTGGCAAATAACTACATTGCCATTGTGCCGACCAAGATCGACATGACTGCATATGACGCAATGGATGCGATTAAAAGTTGGCAATTTTAA
- the purL gene encoding phosphoribosylformylglycinamidine synthase: MILFFQKDDFHPLYAVGASRPLDAEAIQKLKWLFDNAVLLDQQEITGHFVGPRREMITPWSTNAVEITQNMGIDGIFRIEEFAVVREGAAFDPMLQHEYDKLDQELYTILKSPDPIRYIDDIESYNKSEGLALNDDEIAYLNAISKKIGRSLTDSEVFGFSQVNSEHCRHKIFNGKFILDGQEKESSLFQLIKKTSQTNPNHLLSAYHDNVAFNVGPHIEQFAPASNDKPDFFEVKSFDSVISLKAETHNFPTTVEPFNGAATGSGGEIRDRLAGGKASLPLAGTAVYMTSYARNDVAREWEKAIPARKWLYHTPEQILIKASNGASDFGNKFGQPLICGSVLTFEHIEHKKTFGYDKVIMLAGGIGFAKKQDSLKETPKPGQKVIVMGGDNYRIGMGGGAVSSVNTGQYANAIELNAVQRANPEMQKRVANVIRALAEMDHNPVVSIHDHGAGGHLNCLSELIESTGGKIDMEQLPVGDPTLSAKEIIGNESQERMGLLVDEKAIKQIDTISKRERAPLYVVGETTGDMHFVFEQKDGQRPIDLRLDDMFGKPPRTVITDHSVKETYETVKTDANLIQQYIANVLQLENVACKDWLTNKVDRSVTGKVARQQTAGELQLPLNDVGVMALDYRGKTGIATSIGHAPAAALISPEAGSVLSIAEALTNIVWAPLADGLISVSLSANWMWPCKNEGEDVRLYRAVEACSNFACELGVNIPTGKDSLSMTQNYDGQKVFDPGTVIISAAAEVKDIRSIISPVLVNNKNTTLYYIDFSNSPLRLGGSALAQTLNHIGSEAPTVSDAVYFRSAFTAVQSLIQNGLILAGHDVSGGGLLTTLLEMCFANTKGGLSVNLKELQTILCPKESMEASLVTLLFAENPAAVIQVEDKAKVEALLQQYGVRFATIATPEAQRTLIIGNEENLVFDIDYLRDLWYKPSYLLDRRQSGETLALQRYQNYKQIPLSFRFNPGFNGSLDQFSLSYDRKPSGIKAAIMREKGTNGEREMAYALYLAGFDVKDVHATDLASGRETLDDVQFIVFCGGFSNSDVLGSAKGWAGGLLFNPTAKETLDRFYARQDTLSLGICNGCQLMVEMNLVYPEHEKQPTMTHNNSHKFESGFVNVTIPQNESVLFRSLSGSRLGIWVAHGEGKFQFPYTENHYNIVAKYSYSSYPANPNGSDFDTAGICSADGRHLAMMPHLERAIFPWQWAQYPVDRHDNDEVTPWIEAFVNARQWIEKKR, translated from the coding sequence ATGATTCTTTTTTTTCAAAAGGATGATTTTCATCCGCTTTATGCCGTTGGCGCTTCCCGACCGTTGGATGCGGAAGCCATTCAAAAACTAAAATGGTTGTTTGACAATGCCGTTTTACTCGATCAACAAGAGATTACCGGCCATTTCGTCGGTCCACGCCGGGAAATGATCACCCCTTGGAGTACTAATGCCGTCGAAATCACTCAAAACATGGGTATTGACGGCATTTTTCGTATAGAAGAATTTGCTGTTGTCCGGGAAGGAGCTGCTTTTGACCCGATGTTACAGCACGAATACGACAAACTTGACCAGGAGTTGTACACTATCCTGAAATCGCCAGATCCTATCCGCTATATTGACGATATCGAGTCTTATAACAAAAGTGAAGGATTGGCACTGAACGACGATGAGATTGCTTACCTCAACGCTATTAGTAAAAAGATTGGACGATCCCTGACAGACAGCGAAGTGTTTGGTTTCTCGCAAGTGAATTCCGAACATTGCCGTCATAAAATTTTCAACGGAAAATTTATTCTTGATGGACAAGAAAAGGAATCTTCCCTCTTCCAACTGATCAAAAAGACATCCCAAACCAATCCGAATCACTTATTATCCGCCTATCACGATAATGTTGCTTTCAACGTTGGACCGCATATCGAACAGTTCGCTCCAGCATCCAACGACAAACCCGACTTTTTCGAAGTAAAATCCTTCGATTCGGTCATTTCCCTGAAAGCGGAAACCCATAACTTCCCTACCACCGTAGAACCTTTCAACGGCGCAGCCACAGGCAGTGGCGGCGAAATCCGTGACCGTCTTGCCGGCGGCAAAGCCAGTCTTCCCCTTGCAGGTACAGCCGTTTACATGACATCATATGCCCGTAATGATGTTGCCCGGGAATGGGAAAAAGCTATCCCGGCACGCAAGTGGCTTTACCACACTCCGGAGCAGATCCTGATCAAGGCCTCAAACGGAGCAAGCGATTTCGGCAACAAGTTCGGACAACCCTTGATTTGCGGATCAGTACTGACATTCGAACATATCGAACACAAAAAAACATTCGGTTACGATAAAGTAATCATGCTGGCAGGCGGCATCGGGTTCGCCAAGAAACAGGATAGTCTGAAAGAGACTCCGAAGCCGGGACAGAAAGTCATCGTAATGGGCGGCGACAACTACCGAATTGGCATGGGAGGCGGGGCAGTATCATCAGTCAATACCGGTCAATATGCCAATGCTATCGAACTGAATGCCGTGCAACGGGCTAACCCCGAAATGCAGAAACGGGTTGCTAATGTTATCCGCGCCCTCGCCGAGATGGATCATAACCCGGTGGTTTCCATCCATGACCACGGAGCCGGCGGTCACCTCAACTGCCTGTCGGAACTAATTGAATCGACGGGTGGTAAAATCGATATGGAACAATTACCGGTAGGCGATCCTACCTTATCGGCCAAAGAGATTATCGGCAATGAAAGCCAGGAACGTATGGGATTACTGGTTGACGAAAAGGCTATTAAACAAATCGATACTATTTCAAAACGCGAACGTGCTCCACTCTACGTAGTAGGCGAAACGACAGGCGATATGCATTTTGTTTTCGAACAAAAAGACGGGCAACGCCCCATCGACCTCCGTCTTGATGACATGTTCGGCAAACCACCGCGTACCGTGATCACCGACCACAGCGTGAAAGAAACGTATGAAACTGTAAAAACAGATGCCAACCTGATTCAACAATACATTGCCAACGTACTGCAACTGGAAAACGTGGCCTGCAAAGACTGGCTGACAAACAAAGTTGACCGTTCCGTCACCGGGAAGGTAGCCCGGCAACAAACCGCAGGCGAACTGCAACTTCCGCTGAATGATGTTGGCGTAATGGCATTGGATTACCGTGGAAAAACAGGTATCGCCACTTCCATTGGGCATGCGCCGGCTGCGGCATTAATCAGTCCTGAAGCTGGATCGGTACTCTCGATTGCCGAAGCTTTAACCAACATCGTATGGGCGCCTCTTGCCGACGGACTCATCAGCGTATCGCTCAGCGCCAACTGGATGTGGCCCTGCAAAAACGAAGGAGAAGACGTAAGGCTCTATCGTGCCGTAGAAGCATGCAGCAATTTTGCATGCGAACTGGGAGTTAACATCCCCACAGGGAAAGACAGCCTCTCAATGACACAAAATTATGACGGACAGAAGGTGTTCGATCCGGGAACCGTCATTATCTCAGCAGCAGCCGAGGTAAAAGACATTCGGAGCATCATTTCCCCTGTTTTGGTGAACAATAAAAATACAACGCTTTACTATATTGACTTTTCCAATAGCCCGTTGCGACTGGGAGGCTCGGCATTGGCACAAACGCTTAACCATATCGGTAGCGAGGCTCCAACCGTTTCGGACGCTGTTTATTTCCGCAGCGCCTTCACAGCGGTACAATCGCTGATTCAAAACGGTTTGATTCTGGCAGGACACGATGTGTCGGGTGGCGGTCTGTTGACTACCCTACTCGAGATGTGCTTCGCCAACACAAAAGGAGGATTGTCCGTCAACCTGAAAGAGCTTCAAACTATACTTTGCCCTAAAGAATCAATGGAAGCATCACTGGTTACCCTGCTGTTTGCTGAGAATCCGGCGGCAGTAATTCAGGTAGAAGACAAGGCAAAGGTCGAAGCCTTGCTGCAACAATATGGCGTACGCTTTGCAACCATCGCAACACCCGAAGCACAACGCACCCTAATTATAGGCAATGAAGAAAACCTTGTATTTGATATCGACTACCTGCGCGATCTCTGGTATAAACCCTCTTACCTGCTCGACCGCAGGCAAAGTGGCGAAACGTTGGCTTTGCAACGTTATCAAAACTATAAACAAATACCGTTGTCCTTCCGTTTCAATCCGGGCTTCAACGGAAGCCTCGACCAGTTCTCGCTCAGCTATGACCGAAAACCATCTGGCATTAAAGCCGCTATTATGCGGGAAAAAGGGACAAACGGGGAACGCGAAATGGCATATGCCCTCTATCTGGCAGGCTTCGACGTGAAGGATGTCCACGCTACCGACCTGGCTTCCGGACGTGAAACACTGGACGACGTACAGTTCATTGTATTCTGCGGTGGATTTTCCAACTCCGACGTGTTGGGATCAGCCAAAGGATGGGCAGGCGGGCTGCTCTTCAATCCGACGGCGAAAGAGACGCTCGACCGTTTCTATGCACGTCAGGATACACTCAGTCTGGGTATCTGCAATGGTTGCCAGTTGATGGTGGAAATGAATTTGGTATATCCCGAACACGAGAAACAACCTACAATGACGCATAATAACTCCCACAAATTTGAGTCTGGATTTGTCAACGTCACCATTCCGCAAAACGAGTCGGTACTGTTCCGTTCGCTGTCCGGCAGCCGGCTGGGCATCTGGGTAGCGCATGGGGAAGGAAAATTCCAATTCCCCTACACGGAAAACCACTACAACATCGTGGCCAAATATAGTTATTCAAGCTATCCGGCCAATCCGAACGGATCAGACTTCGACACAGCAGGTATCTGCTCTGCCGACGGGCGCCATCTGGCCATGATGCCACACCTCGAACGAGCCATTTTCCCATGGCAATGGGCACAATATCCAGTGGACAGACATGATAATGACGAGGTTACCCCATGGATCGAGGCATTTGTCAACGCCAGACAGTGGATCGAAAAAAAACGGTAA
- a CDS encoding DUF3467 domain-containing protein has protein sequence METQDNQFNIALSEEVAEGIYSNLAIISHSSSEFVVDFIRIMPGTPKANVKSRIILTPEHAKRLLMALQDNIAKYESIFGKIKVAEGSNNPMMPPINFNGGNA, from the coding sequence ATGGAAACCCAAGATAACCAATTTAATATTGCTTTATCCGAGGAAGTGGCCGAAGGCATTTATTCCAATCTGGCCATTATCTCGCATTCTTCGTCCGAATTTGTCGTCGATTTCATTCGCATTATGCCCGGTACGCCGAAAGCCAATGTGAAATCTCGTATCATTCTTACTCCCGAACACGCCAAGCGTCTGTTGATGGCTTTGCAGGACAACATAGCCAAATATGAATCCATTTTTGGAAAAATCAAGGTGGCCGAAGGGAGCAACAACCCGATGATGCCACCTATCAATTTCAACGGAGGCAATGCATAA
- the clcA gene encoding H(+)/Cl(-) exchange transporter ClcA yields MKLNVTTIRKFLHKSQKPIGFVSGSWKTTQRFIDAEKRNFELLFFAFSIGLSVGLVGSVFRLTLDYINKLSTELYAYNSNGKLINYFILIILSTISVLISYALVKNLAPEASGSGVQEVEGALDQARPLRWKRVLPVKFVSSLFSLGSGLLLGREGPTIQIGANIGKMFTDTFRRPDDEVNPLVSAGAAAGLATAFNAPLSGIVFVIEELHGHFHYKFFSLAGIMIASSTADFVVRALIGVDPVVHMTIFNHPPLQSIWMFFVFGLFLSLVGYLFNAYLIKTLNRTRKLSKRNAYIYAGTVGIVVAIVGIFNFNLIGGGYQTIRFVLDHSFTFVFLLILFLSRLILTILGYSTGVSGGIFAPLLAMGVVFGMLFGNMMQSVFPAQILSPGIFAVAGMAGIFASTVRAPLTGLVLAIEMTANFELILPLLVTSITASIFTTMFGNKPIYTTLLKRTLENAAQQHK; encoded by the coding sequence ATGAAGCTAAACGTTACTACAATTCGAAAATTCCTTCACAAATCGCAAAAACCCATCGGATTTGTATCGGGTTCCTGGAAAACGACGCAACGTTTTATTGATGCAGAGAAGAGAAATTTTGAATTGCTTTTTTTTGCCTTTTCTATCGGATTGAGCGTTGGATTGGTAGGTTCGGTCTTCCGTCTTACGTTAGATTACATAAACAAGCTCAGCACGGAATTATACGCTTACAATTCAAATGGCAAGCTAATTAATTACTTTATATTGATTATTTTATCAACCATCAGCGTTTTAATTTCATATGCCTTGGTTAAGAATCTTGCTCCGGAAGCATCCGGAAGCGGTGTTCAGGAAGTGGAAGGGGCGCTGGATCAGGCAAGACCGTTGCGATGGAAACGAGTATTACCCGTTAAATTCGTCAGTTCTCTTTTCTCATTAGGCAGCGGTTTGCTTCTCGGACGTGAAGGACCGACCATCCAAATAGGCGCTAATATCGGAAAAATGTTTACAGACACATTCCGCCGCCCTGACGATGAAGTAAATCCTCTTGTTTCGGCAGGAGCCGCTGCAGGACTGGCAACCGCTTTCAACGCTCCTTTATCAGGAATCGTTTTCGTGATCGAAGAGCTGCACGGCCATTTTCATTATAAATTTTTCTCTCTTGCCGGCATCATGATAGCCTCGAGTACTGCCGATTTTGTGGTAAGGGCTTTGATCGGCGTTGACCCCGTGGTTCACATGACTATCTTCAATCATCCACCGTTACAATCTATCTGGATGTTTTTTGTGTTCGGGCTCTTTTTAAGTCTCGTAGGGTATCTTTTTAATGCATATCTGATCAAAACTCTGAACCGTACCCGCAAATTATCGAAACGTAATGCTTATATCTATGCCGGAACTGTCGGTATCGTCGTTGCCATTGTCGGAATTTTCAATTTTAATCTTATTGGAGGAGGTTATCAGACCATTCGTTTTGTTCTCGACCACTCTTTTACATTTGTATTTTTGCTTATCCTGTTCCTAAGTCGGCTTATCCTGACCATCCTGGGCTACAGCACCGGAGTTTCGGGAGGTATTTTCGCCCCGTTGCTGGCGATGGGGGTTGTGTTCGGTATGCTATTCGGAAATATGATGCAAAGCGTATTCCCCGCCCAGATTCTTTCTCCTGGCATTTTTGCCGTCGCTGGAATGGCCGGCATCTTTGCATCCACCGTTAGAGCTCCACTAACCGGCCTTGTACTGGCTATTGAAATGACGGCAAACTTCGAACTCATCCTGCCATTATTGGTGACTTCCATTACTGCTTCGATCTTCACCACCATGTTTGGCAATAAACCAATTTATACCACGTTGTTGAAACGTACCCTCGAAAACGCTGCCCAGCAACACAAGTGA
- a CDS encoding LytR/AlgR family response regulator transcription factor, whose product MIRCAIVDDEPLALDLLETYVNKTPFLQLAGKYNNALIAMESAHIQDIDLYFLDIQMPELNGLDFSKMVGNHSKVIFTTAFQQYALEGFRVDALDYLLKPISYQEFLQAANKALRWFENIAQQAVNHVAEDTLIVKSESKLVQVKTSDILFIEGWNDYVKFHLEGMTQPLMAQLSMKMLEDRLPSDRFVRVHRSFIVQVDKIQVIEHHRIVFGKIRVPISDSYKTSFYNLLHNRSLLK is encoded by the coding sequence ATGATTCGATGCGCCATTGTAGATGATGAACCTTTAGCTCTTGACCTGCTGGAGACTTACGTCAATAAGACTCCTTTCCTGCAGCTTGCGGGAAAATACAACAATGCCCTGATCGCAATGGAATCAGCTCATATCCAGGATATTGATCTCTATTTTTTGGATATTCAAATGCCGGAATTAAACGGGTTAGATTTCTCCAAAATGGTGGGTAATCATTCAAAAGTTATATTTACGACTGCCTTTCAGCAATATGCTCTTGAAGGCTTTCGTGTCGATGCGCTTGACTATTTGTTAAAACCGATTAGTTATCAGGAGTTCCTGCAAGCCGCCAACAAAGCACTGCGCTGGTTTGAGAATATCGCCCAACAAGCAGTAAATCATGTAGCAGAAGATACCCTCATCGTGAAAAGTGAAAGCAAACTGGTGCAGGTCAAAACGTCAGACATCCTATTCATTGAAGGATGGAACGATTATGTAAAATTTCACCTCGAAGGCATGACACAACCACTCATGGCACAATTAAGTATGAAAATGCTTGAAGATCGCCTTCCCTCCGATCGGTTCGTCAGAGTACACCGTTCATTTATTGTCCAGGTAGATAAAATACAGGTTATCGAACATCATCGGATTGTATTTGGAAAAATCCGTGTTCCAATTTCCGATTCCTACAAAACTTCATTTTACAATCTTTTGCACAATCGTTCGCTGCTAAAATGA
- the cydB gene encoding cytochrome d ubiquinol oxidase subunit II — protein MDYAFFQAYWWLLVSLLGALLVFLFFVQGGQTLLYTIGKTEMERTLLVNSLGRKWDLTFTTLVTFGGAAFASFPLFYATSFGGAYWPWMLLLVCFVVQAVSYEWRTKGGNIFGHKTFEAFLLVNGFGGLILFGIAVGTFFTGSEFSVNKGDLTQLAMPVISTWHTPWHGLEAVLNIRNLLLGFSIFFLARVLGSLYFINNIDDEAVLRRSRRQVLYDAIAFLVMFLPFLIWTLFSQGFAVDPSGTVYLEKGKYFLNFIQMPLVGILFLIGVVALLYGIYLGTFSKSTKGIWFAGVGTVLAVLMLLLNIGYNHTSFYPSVYDLQSSLTIYNSSSSFFTLKVMSVVSLLIPFVLAYIVYAWRVMDKKKIDQKEMNEESVKY, from the coding sequence ATGGATTACGCATTTTTTCAAGCCTATTGGTGGCTTTTAGTCTCTTTGTTGGGCGCGTTGCTGGTATTCTTGTTTTTTGTTCAGGGAGGACAGACGTTGCTTTACACAATTGGTAAAACCGAAATGGAACGTACATTGCTGGTAAATTCATTGGGACGAAAATGGGATTTGACATTCACCACGCTGGTAACGTTCGGCGGGGCGGCTTTTGCTTCTTTTCCCCTCTTTTATGCTACTAGTTTTGGTGGTGCTTACTGGCCTTGGATGTTATTGCTGGTATGCTTTGTGGTGCAGGCGGTGTCGTACGAATGGAGAACAAAGGGCGGCAATATCTTTGGGCATAAAACCTTTGAGGCGTTTCTTTTGGTCAATGGGTTCGGAGGTCTGATATTATTCGGCATTGCCGTAGGAACCTTCTTTACGGGGAGCGAATTCTCAGTCAACAAAGGTGATTTGACTCAGCTTGCCATGCCGGTCATTTCTACCTGGCATACCCCATGGCATGGATTAGAGGCTGTCCTGAATATACGCAACCTGTTGCTTGGGTTTTCTATTTTCTTCCTTGCACGCGTGTTGGGGAGCCTTTACTTTATTAATAATATTGACGATGAAGCGGTGTTAAGACGTTCCCGTAGACAAGTGTTGTACGATGCTATTGCGTTTTTAGTCATGTTCCTTCCGTTCCTGATCTGGACTTTGTTCAGCCAGGGATTTGCTGTAGATCCGAGCGGAACGGTTTATCTGGAGAAAGGCAAATATTTTCTTAACTTTATCCAGATGCCTCTTGTGGGGATACTCTTTCTGATAGGGGTAGTCGCTTTGTTATATGGGATTTATCTGGGCACTTTTTCGAAAAGTACGAAAGGGATCTGGTTTGCCGGTGTTGGAACCGTTCTGGCGGTTTTGATGTTACTGCTGAATATCGGCTACAACCATACTTCTTTTTATCCTTCGGTATATGATTTACAAAGTTCATTGACGATTTACAACAGCTCTTCCAGCTTCTTTACCCTGAAGGTGATGAGTGTTGTGTCGTTGCTGATTCCTTTTGTCCTGGCCTACATTGTTTATGCATGGCGTGTGATGGATAAGAAGAAAATTGACCAAAAGGAGATGAACGAGGAGAGTGTGAAATATTAA